The following proteins are co-located in the Anomalospiza imberbis isolate Cuckoo-Finch-1a 21T00152 chromosome 1, ASM3175350v1, whole genome shotgun sequence genome:
- the LRRC30 gene encoding leucine-rich repeat-containing protein 30, with protein MHFTGSSLSPCFDFPTSCRLSSSVGICISQGNKTSVLSGVNQSVMGTEHSKNKERRSMVFLRKGPKLPAWEDALLAGREPKSLLKRGLRYVSLSLIMKGMTSTPDFLWGLHEVQKLNLSRNQLVVIPPSLGKLDRLVVLNLGGNCLKCLPKEIGLLRNLKVLFVNMNCLKEVPAELSLCRKLEVLSLSHNCLSQLPLSFTDLTSLRKLNLSNNRFVQIPLCIFALRSLDFLHLGSNKLENIAESIQYLVNLQIFIVENNNIRSLPRSLCYISSLELLNADYNAIQTLPDDLYLLRRLRRIAWNPMDKGLHIAHNPLSRPLPEVVEGGLDVLFSYLRDKKEHN; from the coding sequence ATGCACTTCACAGGCTCCTCCCTGTCTCCTTGCTTTGACTTTCCCACCTCCTGCAGGCTGTCATCCTCTGTTGGCATTTGCATATCGCAAGGGAATAAAACCTCAGTTCTCTCAGGAGTGAACCAGAGTGTTATGGGAACTGAGCACTCGAAGAACAAGGAGCGAAGGAGTATGGTTTTCCTTAGGAAAGGCCCGAAGCTGCCCGCATGGGAGGATGCCCTTCTGGCAGGGAGAGAGCCCAAGTCACTGCTGAAACGGGGATTGCGTTATGTCAGCTTAAGCCTCATAATGAAAGGGATGACCAGCACGCCTGACTTCTTGTGGGGACTGCATGAGGTGCAGAAGCTGAACCTTTCACGCAACCAGCTGGTGGTGATTCCTCCTTCACTGGGGAAGTTGGACAGGCTGGTAGTGCTGAACTTGGGTGGCAACTGCCTCAAGTGCCTACCTAAGGAGATTGGGCTGCTGAGGAACCTGAAGGTCTTGTTCGTCAATATGAATTGCCTGAAAGAAgtgccagcagagctcagcttgTGCAGGAAGCTGGAGGTTCTGAGCCTTTCACACAACTGCCTCTCACAACTGCCTTTGAGCTTCACCGACCTGACAAGTTTGAGGAAACTGAACCTCAGTAACAATCGCTTTGTGCAAATTCCCCTCTGCATTTTTGCCCTGAGAAGCTTAGACTTCTTGCACCTAGGGTCCAACAAGCTGGAAAACATCGCAGAGAGTATCCAGTATCTGGTCAATCTGCAAATCTTTATTGTGGAAAATAACAACATACGCAGTCTGCCGCGGTCCCTGTGCTACATCAGCTCTCTGGAGTTGCTGAACGCTGATTACAACGCCATACAGACCCTCCCAGATGACCTGTACCTGCTGCGCCGCCTGCGCCGCATTGCCTGGAACCCCATGGACAAAGGCCTCCACATCGCCCACAACCCCTTGTCCCGGCCCCTGCCCGAGGTCGTCGAGGGGGGGCTGGATGTCCTCTTCAGCTACCTCAGGGACAAAAAGGAGCACAACTGA